Proteins encoded within one genomic window of Pseudomonadales bacterium:
- a CDS encoding exodeoxyribonuclease V subunit gamma, translated as MLRIHHSNKIEVLAAQLNTIMLTEPLPGLLSEQVLLESAAMSHWLLKNIASNQGIAANLEFPFPAALLWRLYRKFLPDLPELSRFDRLPVALNLLPALTLLQQAHQLTVEDLEHRLQQINMPAGLWQQLRNSALAAYCQALHKQADVYLLAEHIAGLFDQYQIYRPDFLQHWQHKARWFAHSDVAELEAWQATLWLYLNQLGDQANDPNRADIFTQLLQCLDRQIAQLPEGELRSHLQFADLPRLHCFALSNLPASYLQVYSRLAAFIDVHFYVLNPSVEFWLDAKTRRSMLLQQRSNNTEALPINAVPMDAAASLQAYDNASLLDSDFEQNYSSNAFLALLAKQHQAMLLQLLDCDNAEVQQCFVETEATSLLHQLQNRLTRLESGRPIALADQWQQSEQSMLLHSCHNRLREVEVLQQTILQQLDNNPDWDYHDIAVVVPNIDDYSEYFHAVFAANHSLNKAMQLPYAVAEKNSQQQALAFAALNSFIEMLGSQYKHSHVVQFLQHDIIAHQFDLDAEQLAEVEKLLLACNVRFGLHDQDWHQYGDHGNAEALVPLSFEQAKRRLIQSFFSVDSLLMHAEYEHEFIANIEHERADIAGKLIEFIDQLSEIDRLYSTKIQATATLQQHLFFIERVLQRLFSQHTAFEFELQLLRDSLQKLSSQFDLVTPSGQTISFSVFKRILSQSLQATQQSFYFVEAKINISSLLPMQSVPFKMIAVLGLNDGDFPQLMAKDQLDLMQHFGKLGDRNKLDEQRAQFLQAILSTRECFYMSYLGRNQYDNSEQFPSLLLAELLQFLDDNFTDASDKNISEHLTVQQPLQAFDAAYFLPESSLCNFNPAHFAQAKALLYKQYNMVSEAVFADSKPLQTASDTTQAAEMWGAEIHLSQIFQAFSNSSKAYLTRLGVHLQAHEYQDIDTENFQTEGLDYFKLLQLSLKHQLLDTAQSKDSNASESLLCSVPKSLLVQHGLLPQAAAGAMTLSQLETELTNIQRLLHYHHLQLKHEAHNFQCKLTLHNGRQVQLSFSTQAFNQNNGQNLYSITKTVRGKHMISAFLQHLALSIAMPEKSVRSYLLSLNQVYKIEAIAPEHAETLLLDFIDQAELIYQYGQPLFIHSAFELMQSAHQKSELDSTDFKKLEDNLWGSERRSGELADIHHEYLYRGQSISLDAVTTCAEQAFSNLFDYLTILDPPNDQQDLELSDQDRFIERGSR; from the coding sequence ATGTTGCGTATTCATCACTCAAATAAAATTGAGGTTTTAGCCGCACAGTTAAATACCATTATGTTGACTGAGCCACTGCCCGGTTTACTATCGGAACAAGTGTTGCTTGAGTCTGCAGCGATGTCGCATTGGTTGCTGAAAAATATTGCATCGAATCAGGGTATTGCCGCTAATCTTGAGTTTCCTTTTCCTGCGGCTTTATTGTGGCGCCTTTATCGCAAATTTTTGCCCGACTTACCCGAGCTTTCGCGTTTCGATAGATTGCCTGTTGCGCTGAATTTACTGCCCGCTTTGACCCTTTTGCAGCAGGCGCATCAGTTGACAGTTGAGGATTTAGAACACCGCTTACAGCAGATCAATATGCCTGCGGGGCTTTGGCAGCAGCTTCGCAATAGCGCATTAGCGGCTTACTGCCAAGCTCTGCATAAGCAAGCCGATGTATATTTGTTGGCAGAACATATCGCCGGCCTGTTTGATCAATATCAAATCTATCGCCCTGATTTTTTGCAACATTGGCAACACAAGGCGCGTTGGTTTGCCCACTCTGATGTCGCCGAGCTAGAAGCTTGGCAAGCGACGCTATGGCTGTATTTGAATCAGTTAGGTGACCAAGCAAACGACCCCAATCGAGCTGATATATTTACACAACTGCTTCAGTGCTTAGACCGTCAGATTGCGCAATTGCCTGAAGGAGAGCTGCGCAGTCATTTGCAATTTGCAGACCTGCCAAGGTTGCATTGTTTTGCCCTCAGTAATTTACCGGCCAGTTATTTACAAGTTTATAGCAGGCTTGCCGCCTTTATTGATGTGCATTTTTATGTGCTAAACCCAAGCGTGGAGTTTTGGCTAGATGCTAAAACGCGGCGAAGCATGCTGCTGCAACAAAGATCAAACAACACTGAGGCGTTGCCTATTAATGCAGTGCCCATGGATGCAGCAGCAAGTTTACAGGCTTATGACAATGCGTCATTGCTTGACAGTGATTTCGAACAAAACTACAGCAGTAATGCTTTTCTGGCTCTTCTTGCCAAGCAGCATCAAGCCATGCTTTTGCAGCTGCTGGATTGTGATAATGCTGAAGTGCAACAATGTTTTGTTGAGACGGAAGCCACAAGCTTACTGCATCAACTACAAAATCGTCTAACACGCTTAGAAAGCGGTCGGCCCATAGCTTTAGCTGATCAATGGCAGCAATCTGAGCAAAGCATGCTGTTGCATAGCTGTCATAATCGTCTTCGAGAGGTTGAAGTTTTACAGCAAACTATTTTGCAACAGTTAGACAACAATCCAGACTGGGATTATCACGATATTGCGGTAGTGGTGCCGAATATTGATGATTACAGTGAATATTTTCACGCCGTGTTTGCAGCTAATCATTCTCTCAATAAGGCTATGCAGCTTCCGTATGCGGTGGCAGAAAAAAACAGTCAGCAACAAGCGCTAGCTTTTGCCGCTTTGAACAGTTTTATCGAGATGCTCGGTAGTCAATATAAGCACAGTCATGTCGTTCAGTTTTTGCAGCATGATATTATTGCCCATCAATTTGATTTAGATGCCGAGCAGCTTGCCGAGGTTGAAAAACTGCTGTTGGCCTGCAATGTTCGCTTCGGTTTACATGATCAAGACTGGCACCAATATGGTGATCATGGCAACGCAGAAGCGCTGGTGCCACTGTCATTTGAGCAAGCAAAACGACGCTTAATTCAATCGTTTTTCAGTGTGGACAGTTTATTGATGCATGCTGAGTATGAGCACGAGTTTATCGCTAATATTGAACATGAAAGAGCTGACATTGCTGGCAAACTGATTGAGTTTATCGATCAACTGAGTGAAATAGACCGTTTGTACTCGACCAAGATTCAAGCGACAGCCACCTTACAGCAACATTTATTTTTTATTGAGCGCGTGCTGCAACGACTATTTTCTCAGCATACAGCGTTTGAGTTTGAGTTACAGCTGCTGCGCGACAGCTTGCAAAAGTTATCGAGTCAGTTTGACTTAGTAACTCCATCAGGTCAGACGATAAGTTTTAGCGTATTTAAACGTATTCTCAGCCAGAGCCTGCAAGCGACACAGCAAAGCTTTTATTTTGTGGAAGCAAAAATAAACATCAGTAGTTTATTACCGATGCAATCGGTGCCGTTTAAAATGATTGCTGTATTGGGTTTAAATGATGGTGATTTCCCGCAATTGATGGCAAAAGATCAGCTTGATTTGATGCAACATTTTGGAAAACTTGGCGATCGCAATAAATTAGACGAACAGCGAGCACAGTTTTTACAAGCCATATTAAGCACCCGCGAATGTTTCTACATGAGTTATTTGGGCCGCAATCAATATGACAATAGTGAGCAATTCCCATCATTATTATTGGCCGAATTGCTGCAATTTTTAGATGATAATTTTACCGATGCCTCTGATAAAAATATCTCTGAACATTTAACAGTTCAACAGCCCTTGCAAGCTTTTGATGCAGCATATTTCCTACCTGAATCATCATTATGTAACTTTAATCCGGCTCATTTCGCGCAAGCAAAAGCTCTGCTGTATAAACAGTACAATATGGTTAGTGAAGCTGTGTTTGCTGACAGTAAACCTTTACAAACAGCTTCAGATACTACTCAAGCGGCTGAAATGTGGGGTGCAGAGATTCATCTTAGTCAGATCTTTCAGGCATTTAGCAATAGTAGTAAAGCGTATTTGACAAGGCTTGGTGTGCATCTGCAAGCGCATGAATACCAAGATATAGATACTGAAAATTTCCAAACTGAAGGTCTAGATTATTTCAAGCTATTGCAGCTTAGCTTAAAGCATCAGCTATTAGATACAGCGCAAAGCAAAGATAGCAACGCTAGTGAATCCTTATTATGTTCTGTACCGAAATCATTGCTAGTGCAGCATGGCTTATTGCCGCAGGCGGCTGCTGGCGCGATGACTTTGTCTCAGCTTGAGACGGAGTTAACGAATATACAACGCCTGCTGCATTACCATCACTTACAGCTAAAGCACGAGGCACATAACTTTCAATGTAAGCTGACTTTACACAACGGCAGGCAGGTGCAACTGAGCTTCAGCACCCAAGCTTTTAATCAGAATAATGGCCAGAACTTATACAGTATCACTAAAACGGTTCGCGGCAAGCATATGATCAGTGCGTTTCTTCAGCATTTGGCCTTATCCATTGCCATGCCTGAGAAGAGCGTGCGAAGCTATCTGCTTTCCTTAAATCAAGTGTATAAAATTGAAGCGATAGCACCAGAACATGCTGAAACATTACTGCTAGATTTTATTGATCAAGCTGAGCTGATTTATCAATATGGTCAGCCCTTGTTTATTCATTCGGCGTTTGAGCTGATGCAAAGCGCACATCAAAAAAGTGAGCTTGATAGTACTGATTTTAAAAAATTAGAAGACAATCTTTGGGGCTCTGAGCGTCGATCAGGCGAATTAGCTGATATCCACCATGAATATTTATACCGAGGCCAGTCTATTAGTTTAGATGCGGTCACAACCTGTGCCGAGCAAGCTTTCTCAAACTTGTTTGATTACCTAACAATTCTTGATCCACCAAACGATCAGCAAGATCTAGAGCTTTCCGATCAAGATAGGTTCATAGAGCGCGGATCAAGATGA
- a CDS encoding HAMP domain-containing protein, whose translation MQSKSGFNLSWLKPDVHSLAFKFGLSICVLIIISMSTLAGFLLYHQSSQNQRFMNDFGQIIVKQLAASAKEPLFAQQYQELDILSKNVSIDHNVISTAIFSHTGEKIVSNGQLPPDNEIQFTEPFYTLGQTWRFDYQKEPVLIVHTSPISFNQVVAGYALVVFSQDSLYQQLKQQLVMMLSTAIVLLLIVMLAGLYLGQVLSKPISTLANVAKNMQAGKQPSVPVERRNDELGKLLDSINAMGEGLVQKDHVESMMSKFLSKDVAQKIINKIETVELAGEQVEATVLFADIVGFTSISEKISPEQVQQLLNEYYGYFNACARFYFGSVDKFIGDCVMVVFGAPDADDKHQFHAIACALLMQELAKQLNQRRQSQGLYPIELRIGINSGNMLAGILGSSARMEYTVVGDAVNLASRLCSEAEGAEVIIQQSLYQQVHSDYPMQVTEGKTIRVRGKEEPVQIFKVESIQHPYPVVMSNLIADILAKKID comes from the coding sequence ATGCAATCCAAGAGTGGATTTAATCTGTCTTGGTTAAAACCTGACGTACATTCCCTCGCGTTTAAGTTTGGCTTATCTATCTGCGTGCTTATTATTATTAGCATGTCGACCCTAGCTGGTTTTTTACTTTACCACCAGTCGTCCCAAAACCAGCGCTTTATGAATGATTTTGGTCAAATCATTGTCAAACAATTGGCCGCATCAGCCAAAGAGCCATTATTTGCCCAGCAATATCAGGAGTTAGATATCCTGAGCAAAAATGTATCGATTGATCATAATGTCATTAGTACCGCCATTTTTTCACATACCGGCGAAAAAATTGTCAGCAATGGCCAGCTTCCACCTGATAATGAAATTCAATTTACCGAGCCGTTTTATACCCTAGGTCAAACTTGGCGTTTTGATTATCAAAAAGAACCGGTCTTAATTGTCCATACCAGTCCGATCAGTTTTAACCAAGTAGTGGCTGGTTACGCCCTAGTGGTATTCTCTCAAGACAGTCTTTACCAACAGCTAAAACAACAGCTGGTCATGATGCTAAGCACGGCAATCGTATTATTACTGATCGTAATGTTGGCCGGGCTTTATCTCGGTCAGGTACTGTCAAAACCGATCTCTACCCTTGCGAATGTGGCCAAAAACATGCAAGCCGGCAAACAACCCAGCGTGCCGGTAGAGCGAAGAAACGATGAATTAGGCAAGCTTTTAGATTCGATCAACGCCATGGGCGAAGGCTTGGTGCAAAAAGATCATGTTGAATCGATGATGAGCAAGTTTCTGTCCAAAGATGTGGCGCAAAAAATCATCAATAAAATCGAAACCGTTGAGCTGGCTGGTGAGCAAGTCGAGGCTACCGTTCTGTTTGCCGACATTGTCGGCTTTACCAGCATTTCAGAGAAAATATCGCCTGAGCAAGTGCAGCAATTATTGAATGAATATTATGGATATTTTAATGCCTGTGCGCGCTTTTATTTTGGCTCAGTTGACAAGTTCATTGGCGACTGTGTCATGGTGGTGTTTGGCGCCCCAGATGCAGATGACAAACATCAATTTCACGCGATTGCCTGCGCACTTTTGATGCAAGAATTAGCCAAACAGCTGAATCAGCGCCGACAATCGCAGGGCCTTTATCCCATTGAATTACGCATCGGTATCAATTCAGGCAATATGTTAGCCGGCATACTGGGTTCGAGCGCAAGAATGGAATATACCGTGGTTGGTGACGCAGTAAATTTAGCCTCTAGGCTTTGCTCAGAAGCCGAAGGAGCTGAGGTGATTATTCAACAATCACTTTATCAGCAAGTTCATTCAGACTATCCTATGCAGGTAACAGAAGGCAAAACCATCCGGGTGCGGGGTAAAGAAGAGCCGGTACAGATCTTCAAAGTCGAGAGTATTCAGCACCCCTACCCCGTTGTTATGAGCAATCTTATTGCTGACATTTTGGCCAAAAAAATTGATTAA
- a CDS encoding CinA family nicotinamide mononucleotide deamidase-related protein: MAQIGLLMTGNELVNGDIVDTNSAWLAAELNQRGFSVKTLMTVGDSLSQLVPAIASLSAQLDVLLINGGLGPTLDDLSAEAIALAANVELELNPNAEQHLESWSKTLNIKLDARQYKQCMLPQGAQIFTASPGSACAFFLTIGNCLVIATPGVPWELKHIFKHAIIASLSQHDILPDSSAWQRYPLFGLSESYVQGLIEQQFPTLLTDYEIGFRAQLGQVELKMRPKAELAQAQQQQAEQACTALLAQLNEYLLFFDGQQQQLSEALLSSLIRHNSSVAFAESCTGGLMASQMTALAGASKAFKGAIVCYDNSVKTHQLGVTSAILAQHGAVSEVCAQQMLHGLLHNINAEYGVAVTGIAGPSGGSTEKPVGTVFIAYGSRQTQTVLALHIPQQRQVFQQLVCNIGFDCLRRMLSGFSLQPRYLKRYQIESAA; encoded by the coding sequence ATGGCGCAGATTGGCTTGCTAATGACCGGTAATGAATTAGTAAATGGCGATATTGTTGATACTAATTCTGCATGGCTGGCAGCGGAATTAAATCAACGTGGCTTTTCAGTAAAGACGCTAATGACCGTTGGCGATTCGCTCAGCCAGTTAGTTCCTGCCATTGCATCACTCAGCGCGCAACTCGACGTTTTGCTGATCAACGGTGGCTTAGGACCAACGCTCGACGATCTCAGTGCAGAGGCCATTGCACTTGCTGCCAATGTCGAACTAGAGCTCAACCCAAACGCTGAACAGCACCTAGAATCGTGGTCTAAAACACTGAATATCAAGCTCGATGCACGTCAATATAAGCAGTGCATGCTGCCTCAAGGTGCACAAATTTTTACGGCTAGCCCGGGCAGTGCCTGCGCTTTTTTCCTTACCATCGGTAACTGTCTCGTCATTGCTACCCCTGGCGTGCCCTGGGAGCTGAAACATATTTTTAAGCATGCCATTATTGCAAGCTTAAGCCAGCATGATATTTTGCCCGACAGCAGCGCTTGGCAACGTTACCCTCTGTTCGGACTTAGCGAGTCATATGTGCAAGGTTTGATCGAACAGCAGTTTCCAACACTTTTGACAGATTATGAAATTGGTTTTCGCGCACAGCTGGGACAAGTTGAGCTAAAGATGCGGCCAAAAGCAGAGCTTGCGCAAGCCCAACAACAGCAAGCAGAACAGGCCTGTACAGCCTTATTGGCGCAGCTAAACGAGTACCTGCTTTTTTTCGATGGACAACAGCAGCAACTCAGCGAGGCTCTTCTAAGCAGCCTAATTCGACACAACAGCTCGGTTGCATTTGCTGAATCCTGTACCGGTGGCTTGATGGCCAGCCAAATGACCGCGCTTGCAGGGGCATCGAAAGCTTTTAAAGGGGCTATTGTATGTTACGACAATAGCGTTAAAACACATCAGCTTGGCGTGACGTCCGCTATACTTGCGCAGCATGGCGCGGTAAGTGAAGTCTGTGCACAACAGATGTTGCATGGCTTACTGCACAATATTAATGCTGAATACGGTGTTGCCGTGACCGGCATTGCAGGCCCCTCCGGTGGCAGCACTGAAAAGCCCGTTGGCACGGTTTTTATCGCTTATGGCTCTCGGCAGACACAAACCGTATTGGCATTGCATATTCCGCAACAACGGCAAGTGTTTCAACAATTGGTTTGCAATATTGGCTTTGACTGCCTGCGGCGTATGCTGTCAGGTTTTTCATTACAGCCACGCTATTTAAAGCGTTATCAAATTGAGTCAGCAGCTTGA